From a region of the Bradyrhizobium manausense genome:
- a CDS encoding efflux RND transporter permease subunit: MISKFFIERPVLSNVIALLMILIGGVALFNLAVAQYPDVVPPTVQVTTRYPGASARTVIDTVALPIEQQVNGVEDMLYMQSYSGSDGTYTLTVTFKIGTDLNFAQVLVQNRVSSALSQLPQSVQNQGVTVQKKSTSILLFVTLTSPDKKFDSLYLSNYATINIRDELSRLPGVGNVTVFGAGQYSMRVWLDPNKLQVRGLVPQDVINAIQQQSQQVSAGQVGAPPTPPGQAFQYTLNVNGRLDDTSQFENIIVKSGTSGDVTRVRDVGSVELGAQTYSQIFSLNKQPATGIGVFQSPGANALEVEKAVERKMVELAKRFPEGIKYDTPFDTTKFVNASVHEVYMTLIEAGLLVLVVILVFLQDWRAMLVPATTVPVTIIGAFAAMAALGFTVNMSTLFAIVLAIGIVVDDAIVVVEGAAHNIEKGMNGHDAAISAMDQLFAPIVGITLVLISVFLPASFLAGLTGRIYSQFALVIAATALLSAINAATLKPTQCALWLRPTVPPEQRNFFYRGFNAVYDRVERGYTRLITFLCRHGTISVAFALVVIGCSGYGLSRVPTGFLPIEDQGYLIAAVQLPDGASLERTQKVLDRAADIIKDTPGVQQVITIAGISALDNSASLANAGVAYIILKDWEARGKGEDLRSLVYGLNDKVADIMEARTLVLPPPPIQGIGNAAGFSMQVELRDGNNDFAKLQAITSAMVSNGQSQSALQRVQSSFRSSVPQFDIEIDRIKTQTLHVTTDQVFAALSTYLGSSYVNQFNKFGRVFQVYTQADPAFRVTERDIANMQVRNSNGDMIPIGTVATITPATGPSLISLYNLYPSSTVIGLPAQGYSSGQSLKLMEDIADKTLPPGTGYEWTAMSYQEKAVSNQIYWVFGLAMLLVYLVLAGQYESWYAPISVILAVPLSLLGPMLILSGLKIDNNLYCQIGLILLIALSAKNAILIVEVGLELHNRDGKPVLESAIEAARARFRPILMTSFAFILGVVPLVLATGAGASARKSIGITVFSGMLASTCLAVLFVPAFFVVVQRFENWRASKKAPKAQPAAEVKH, encoded by the coding sequence ATGATCTCGAAATTCTTCATCGAGCGGCCGGTCCTCTCGAACGTCATCGCACTGCTGATGATCCTGATCGGCGGCGTCGCACTATTCAACCTCGCAGTCGCGCAATATCCTGACGTCGTTCCGCCGACCGTGCAGGTGACGACGCGCTATCCCGGCGCCAGCGCCAGGACCGTGATCGACACCGTGGCACTGCCGATCGAGCAGCAGGTCAACGGTGTCGAGGACATGCTTTACATGCAGTCCTACAGCGGCTCCGACGGCACCTATACGCTGACGGTGACTTTCAAGATCGGCACCGATCTCAACTTCGCGCAGGTGCTGGTGCAGAACCGCGTCTCCAGCGCGCTGTCGCAATTGCCGCAATCCGTGCAGAACCAGGGCGTCACGGTCCAGAAGAAATCGACCTCGATCCTGCTGTTCGTCACGCTGACCTCTCCGGACAAGAAATTCGACAGCCTTTACTTGAGCAACTACGCCACGATCAACATCCGTGACGAGCTCTCGCGACTGCCCGGCGTCGGCAACGTCACGGTGTTCGGCGCCGGCCAGTATTCGATGCGCGTCTGGCTTGATCCGAACAAGCTGCAGGTGCGTGGCCTGGTGCCACAGGACGTCATCAACGCGATCCAGCAACAGAGCCAGCAGGTCTCGGCCGGACAGGTCGGCGCGCCGCCGACGCCGCCGGGACAGGCGTTCCAGTATACGCTCAACGTCAACGGCCGGCTCGACGACACCAGCCAGTTCGAAAACATCATCGTCAAGTCGGGCACCAGCGGCGATGTCACGCGCGTGCGCGACGTCGGATCGGTCGAGCTTGGCGCGCAGACCTACAGCCAGATCTTCTCGCTCAACAAGCAGCCGGCCACCGGCATCGGCGTGTTCCAGTCGCCCGGCGCCAACGCGCTCGAGGTCGAGAAAGCCGTCGAGAGGAAGATGGTGGAGCTCGCCAAGCGCTTTCCGGAAGGAATCAAATACGACACGCCGTTCGACACCACCAAGTTCGTGAACGCCTCGGTGCACGAGGTCTACATGACCCTGATCGAGGCCGGCCTGCTGGTGCTGGTCGTGATCCTGGTGTTCTTGCAGGACTGGCGCGCGATGCTGGTGCCCGCGACCACGGTGCCTGTCACCATCATCGGCGCGTTCGCGGCGATGGCGGCGCTCGGCTTCACCGTCAATATGTCGACGCTGTTTGCGATCGTGCTCGCGATCGGCATCGTCGTCGACGACGCCATCGTCGTGGTGGAAGGTGCAGCCCACAACATCGAGAAGGGCATGAACGGCCACGATGCCGCGATCAGCGCGATGGACCAGCTGTTCGCGCCGATCGTCGGCATCACGCTGGTGCTGATCTCGGTGTTCTTGCCGGCCTCGTTCCTCGCCGGCCTCACCGGCCGCATCTATTCGCAATTCGCGCTGGTGATTGCGGCAACCGCGCTGCTGTCCGCCATCAACGCCGCAACGCTGAAGCCGACGCAATGCGCATTATGGCTGCGGCCGACGGTGCCGCCGGAGCAGCGCAACTTCTTCTACCGCGGTTTCAACGCGGTATACGATCGAGTCGAACGCGGTTATACGCGGCTCATCACCTTCCTGTGCCGGCACGGGACGATCTCGGTCGCGTTCGCGCTTGTCGTGATCGGGTGCAGCGGCTACGGCCTGTCGCGGGTACCGACCGGCTTCCTGCCGATCGAGGACCAGGGCTATCTGATCGCGGCCGTGCAATTGCCCGACGGCGCCTCGCTGGAGCGGACCCAGAAGGTGCTCGACAGGGCCGCCGACATCATCAAGGACACACCCGGCGTCCAGCAGGTCATCACCATCGCCGGCATCTCCGCCCTCGACAACAGCGCCAGCCTTGCCAATGCTGGCGTTGCCTACATCATCCTGAAGGACTGGGAGGCGCGCGGCAAAGGCGAAGACCTGCGCTCGCTGGTCTATGGCCTCAACGACAAGGTCGCTGATATCATGGAGGCACGCACGCTGGTGCTGCCGCCGCCGCCCATTCAGGGCATCGGCAACGCCGCCGGCTTCTCGATGCAGGTCGAGCTGCGCGACGGCAATAACGATTTCGCAAAACTCCAGGCGATCACCTCCGCGATGGTCAGCAACGGCCAGAGCCAGAGCGCGCTGCAGCGCGTGCAGTCGTCGTTCCGCTCGTCGGTGCCCCAGTTCGACATCGAGATCGACCGCATCAAGACCCAGACGCTGCATGTGACGACCGACCAGGTATTCGCGGCGCTGTCGACCTATCTCGGCTCGTCCTACGTCAACCAGTTCAACAAGTTCGGCCGCGTCTTCCAGGTCTACACCCAGGCCGATCCCGCCTTCCGCGTCACCGAACGCGACATCGCCAATATGCAGGTGCGCAACTCGAACGGCGACATGATCCCGATCGGCACGGTCGCCACGATCACGCCGGCCACCGGGCCGTCGCTGATCAGCCTCTACAATCTCTATCCGTCGTCGACCGTCATCGGCCTCCCCGCGCAGGGCTACTCGTCCGGCCAGTCGCTCAAGCTGATGGAAGACATCGCCGACAAGACGCTGCCGCCGGGCACGGGGTATGAATGGACCGCGATGTCGTATCAGGAGAAGGCAGTCTCGAACCAGATCTACTGGGTATTCGGGCTCGCGATGCTGCTGGTCTATCTCGTGCTCGCCGGCCAGTACGAGAGCTGGTACGCGCCGATCTCGGTGATCCTCGCGGTGCCGCTGTCGCTGCTGGGGCCGATGCTGATCCTCTCGGGGCTGAAGATCGACAACAACCTCTATTGCCAGATCGGCCTGATCCTCCTGATCGCGCTGTCGGCCAAGAACGCGATCCTGATCGTCGAGGTCGGGCTTGAGCTGCATAACCGCGACGGCAAGCCGGTGCTGGAAAGTGCGATCGAGGCGGCACGCGCCCGCTTCCGCCCGATCCTGATGACGTCGTTCGCTTTCATCCTCGGCGTGGTGCCGCTGGTGCTTGCGACCGGCGCCGGCGCCAGCGCGCGCAAGTCGATCGGCATCACGGTCTTCTCGGGCATGCTGGCCTCGACCTGCCTCGCGGTGCTGTTCGTGCCGGCCTTCTTCGTGGTGGTGCAGCGCTTCGAGAACTGGCGCGCGTCGAAGAAGGCGCCGAAGGCACAGCCGGCCGCGGAGGTGAAGCACTAG
- a CDS encoding cation:proton antiporter domain-containing protein — translation MQWSLLRPVGLVPAALVLTTMAASAEGGKSAGPSEFLLVTQIVLLIAVGRGLGEIMQRIGQPSVIGELLAGIILGPSLFGWIWPEAQHAIFPKTPEQKAMIDGIAQFGILLLLLLTGMETDLKLVKKVGKAAVAISIAGILVPFACGFALGEFLPDALLPQPEQRLVASLFMGTALSISSVKIVAVVVREMNFMRRNVGQIIVATAVIDDTIGWIIIAVIFSLASQGTLEIASVAKAVLGTLAFLAVSFTIGRRLVFQLIRWANDNFVSTAAVITVILLLMGVMALITHAIGVHTVLGAFVAGILVGESPILTRQIDERLRGLISSFFMPVFFGLAGLSADLSVLRDPGLLMLTGLLVVIASVGKFGGAFVGGTLGGLSTRESLALASGMNARGSTEVIIATIGLSIGVLGQNLFTMIVTMAIVTTMAMPPMLRAALAKLPMNREEKERLEREEFEKRGFVANLERPLLAVDESVNATFAAHIAGLVAGMRGLPITVLHIGKRAKEQEKGRDEEESHEAVVKKAAEAVSANTDGDAGSVDVVTRTRRAELGETIADEARKGFDLLVVGVDKVAASKDRFDRKIEDIATKFEGPLAIVAAKGKHLKQPMPEGLNILVPVSGSGVSKRGAEVAVALTQAGSGSLRVIYVATTRDKGAQRGASRGLSQEAGILKDASDLAARYDVDITTTLRVNRAPEAAILREIDTTDVDLVVIGVDRIQGDHLSFGGVADAVLRQSKVSVLLVSSGEARQAPSEKA, via the coding sequence ATGCAGTGGAGCCTGCTCCGACCGGTCGGCCTTGTCCCTGCGGCGCTTGTCCTCACCACCATGGCCGCCAGCGCCGAGGGCGGCAAGTCGGCCGGCCCGTCCGAATTCCTGCTGGTGACGCAGATCGTGCTGCTGATCGCCGTTGGCCGTGGCCTCGGCGAGATCATGCAGCGGATCGGCCAGCCGTCGGTGATCGGCGAACTGCTCGCCGGCATCATCCTCGGTCCGTCGCTGTTCGGCTGGATCTGGCCGGAGGCGCAGCACGCGATCTTTCCCAAGACCCCCGAGCAGAAGGCGATGATCGACGGCATCGCCCAGTTCGGCATCCTGCTGCTGCTCCTGCTCACCGGCATGGAGACCGACCTCAAGCTGGTCAAGAAGGTCGGCAAGGCGGCGGTCGCGATCTCGATCGCCGGCATCCTCGTTCCCTTCGCCTGCGGCTTCGCGCTCGGCGAATTCCTGCCCGATGCGCTGCTGCCGCAGCCGGAGCAGCGGCTGGTGGCCTCGCTGTTCATGGGCACGGCGCTGTCGATTTCTTCCGTGAAGATCGTCGCCGTGGTCGTGCGCGAGATGAACTTCATGCGCCGCAATGTCGGCCAGATCATCGTCGCGACGGCCGTGATCGACGACACCATCGGTTGGATCATCATCGCCGTTATCTTCAGCCTGGCCTCGCAGGGCACGCTGGAGATCGCCTCGGTGGCGAAGGCGGTGCTCGGGACGCTCGCCTTCCTCGCGGTCAGCTTCACCATCGGCCGCCGGCTGGTGTTCCAGCTCATTCGCTGGGCCAACGACAATTTCGTCAGCACGGCCGCGGTCATCACCGTGATCCTGCTGTTGATGGGCGTGATGGCTCTGATCACGCATGCGATCGGCGTCCACACGGTGCTCGGGGCCTTCGTCGCCGGCATCCTGGTCGGAGAGTCGCCGATCCTGACCCGGCAGATCGACGAGCGCCTGCGCGGGCTGATCTCGAGCTTCTTCATGCCGGTGTTCTTCGGCCTCGCCGGCCTCAGTGCCGATCTGTCGGTGCTGCGCGATCCCGGCTTGCTGATGCTGACTGGCCTCCTGGTCGTGATCGCCAGCGTCGGCAAGTTCGGCGGCGCTTTCGTCGGCGGCACGTTGGGCGGGCTGAGCACGCGGGAGTCGCTGGCGCTCGCGAGCGGCATGAATGCGCGCGGCTCGACCGAGGTCATCATCGCCACCATCGGCCTGTCGATCGGCGTGCTCGGCCAGAACCTGTTCACGATGATCGTGACCATGGCGATCGTGACCACGATGGCGATGCCGCCGATGCTGCGCGCGGCGCTGGCAAAGCTGCCGATGAACAGGGAGGAGAAGGAACGCCTCGAGCGGGAGGAGTTCGAGAAGCGCGGCTTCGTCGCCAATCTCGAACGCCCCTTGCTGGCGGTCGACGAGAGCGTCAACGCCACCTTCGCCGCCCATATCGCGGGCCTCGTCGCCGGCATGCGTGGCCTGCCGATCACCGTGCTCCATATCGGCAAGCGCGCCAAGGAGCAGGAGAAGGGCCGTGACGAGGAGGAGAGCCATGAAGCCGTGGTGAAGAAGGCCGCTGAGGCCGTGTCAGCCAATACCGACGGCGATGCCGGCAGCGTCGACGTCGTCACGCGCACGCGGCGCGCGGAACTCGGCGAAACCATCGCCGACGAGGCGCGCAAGGGTTTTGACCTCCTCGTCGTCGGCGTCGACAAGGTCGCCGCGAGCAAAGACCGGTTCGACCGGAAGATCGAGGACATCGCCACGAAGTTCGAAGGCCCGCTCGCGATCGTCGCGGCCAAGGGCAAGCATCTGAAGCAGCCGATGCCGGAAGGACTCAACATCCTTGTCCCGGTCTCCGGCAGCGGCGTCTCCAAGCGCGGCGCCGAGGTCGCGGTGGCCCTGACGCAAGCCGGATCAGGCTCGCTGCGCGTGATCTATGTCGCGACGACGCGCGACAAGGGCGCGCAGCGCGGCGCCTCCCGTGGTCTGAGTCAGGAGGCGGGTATCCTGAAGGACGCCAGCGATCTCGCCGCCCGTTACGACGTCGACATCACCACCACGCTGCGCGTCAACCGGGCACCCGAGGCTGCGATCCTGCGCGAGATCGATACCACCGATGTCGATCTCGTCGTCATCGGCGTCGACCGCATCCAGGGCGACCATCTCTCCTTCGGCGGCGTCGCCGACGCGGTGCTGCGGCAGTCGAAGGTCTCGGTGCTGCTGGTCTCCAGCGGCGAAGCGCGGCAGGCGCCGAGCGAGAAAGCCTAG
- a CDS encoding MFS transporter translates to MNSPVRVISFVNAGHFIDHYAMLIFAAAVIIMGPALGMAYSELLPYATPGFIAFGAGSLLTGWLGDRWSRRHMMLIFFVGIGASMISVGFVQTPVQLGAALLAIGVFASIYHPVGTAMIVSYADRLGREMGINGVWGNLGVASSALVTGVIGQYLGWRFAFIVPGVVTILIGIAFAMLVVHEDRKGSKQAAAQARVAKQDMWRVVLSLLIVVIAISTTFNAVTVALPKLFAERLADLTKSPALLGVIAACVYVFGAMTQYTIGRLLDRYSLKTVALPLSFMLAPFLYLAATLDNFPLILVSIGIVMGAFGQVTVNDAMVGKYTSEEWRSRAYAVRYFIGFTAAGASVGLVAWLYEQGGFVTMLHAFAALCLLAIAAAIILPREIRTPSAV, encoded by the coding sequence ATGAACAGCCCCGTCAGGGTCATCAGTTTCGTCAACGCCGGTCATTTCATCGACCATTATGCGATGCTGATCTTCGCCGCCGCCGTGATCATCATGGGGCCGGCGCTCGGCATGGCCTATTCGGAACTGCTTCCCTACGCGACCCCCGGTTTCATCGCCTTCGGCGCCGGCTCGCTGCTGACCGGCTGGCTCGGCGACCGCTGGAGCCGCCGCCACATGATGCTGATCTTCTTCGTCGGCATCGGGGCCTCCATGATCTCGGTCGGCTTCGTGCAGACCCCCGTGCAGCTCGGCGCGGCGCTGCTTGCGATCGGCGTGTTCGCCTCGATCTATCACCCTGTTGGTACCGCCATGATCGTGTCCTATGCCGACAGGCTCGGCCGCGAGATGGGCATCAACGGCGTCTGGGGCAATCTCGGCGTCGCCTCGTCGGCGCTGGTCACGGGCGTGATCGGCCAATATCTCGGCTGGCGATTTGCCTTCATCGTCCCCGGTGTCGTCACCATCCTGATCGGTATCGCGTTTGCGATGCTGGTGGTGCACGAGGACCGCAAGGGCAGCAAGCAGGCGGCGGCGCAAGCCCGCGTCGCCAAGCAGGACATGTGGCGTGTGGTGCTATCGCTGCTCATCGTCGTGATCGCGATCTCCACGACCTTCAACGCCGTCACCGTGGCGCTGCCAAAACTGTTTGCGGAGCGCCTCGCCGATCTGACCAAGAGTCCGGCGCTGCTGGGTGTCATCGCGGCCTGCGTCTATGTGTTCGGTGCGATGACGCAGTACACGATCGGTCGGCTGCTCGACCGCTATTCGCTGAAGACGGTGGCCCTGCCGCTGTCCTTCATGCTGGCGCCTTTCCTGTATCTCGCCGCAACCCTGGATAATTTCCCGCTGATCCTGGTGTCGATCGGCATCGTCATGGGTGCGTTCGGGCAGGTCACGGTCAACGACGCCATGGTCGGCAAATACACCAGCGAGGAATGGCGCTCGCGCGCCTATGCGGTGCGGTATTTCATCGGCTTCACCGCGGCCGGCGCGTCCGTGGGTCTGGTCGCCTGGCTCTACGAGCAGGGCGGTTTTGTCACTATGCTGCACGCATTTGCGGCGCTCTGCCTGCTCGCGATTGCCGCGGCCATCATCCTGCCGCGCGAGATCAGGACGCCGTCGGCGGTCTGA
- a CDS encoding AraC family transcriptional regulator, producing MLPMTVLQTPILETPILREVQGNHRSTAGVHLVARDYPKGMRIDLHMHREAQLIYAAKGTMQVSTPEGRWLVPPDRAVWVPAGLEHAIDLLADIEMRTLYFDVAWLKREQRDEGLTREFVVRVSPLLNQAILALFDARNTEERTELLVRLVMLELHQAEDPATFVPLPHEPRCRRAALIVLDDPTGLHDIDTLAREVGTSARTLSRLFSTETQLSFKSWCQRARIAAAIQRLSTDANVSVKQLATQLGYASVPAFSAAFRQVTGRTPTEFAGKV from the coding sequence ATGCTGCCAATGACTGTCTTGCAAACGCCAATCTTGGAAACGCCAATCCTGAGGGAGGTCCAGGGCAACCACCGCTCTACCGCGGGCGTGCACCTGGTCGCGCGCGACTATCCGAAGGGCATGCGGATCGATCTGCACATGCATCGCGAGGCCCAGCTGATCTACGCGGCGAAGGGCACGATGCAGGTGTCGACGCCCGAGGGACGCTGGCTGGTGCCGCCGGATCGCGCGGTCTGGGTCCCGGCCGGACTCGAGCACGCCATCGACCTGCTCGCCGACATCGAGATGCGCACGCTGTATTTCGACGTGGCCTGGCTGAAGCGCGAGCAGCGCGATGAGGGATTGACCCGGGAATTCGTGGTGCGGGTGTCGCCGCTGCTCAACCAGGCAATCCTGGCGTTGTTCGACGCGCGCAATACCGAGGAGCGCACCGAGCTGCTGGTGCGCCTCGTCATGCTGGAATTGCACCAGGCCGAGGATCCCGCGACTTTCGTGCCGCTGCCGCACGAGCCGCGTTGCCGCCGCGCCGCGCTGATCGTGCTCGACGATCCCACCGGCCTGCACGACATCGACACCCTGGCGCGCGAGGTCGGCACCTCGGCGCGCACGCTGTCGCGGCTGTTCTCGACGGAGACGCAATTGAGCTTCAAGAGCTGGTGCCAGCGCGCCCGCATCGCGGCGGCGATCCAACGGCTTTCCACGGACGCGAATGTCTCGGTGAAGCAGCTCGCGACGCAGCTCGGTTATGCCAGCGTGCCGGCTTTCTCGGCAGCGTTCCGCCAGGTAACGGGGCGGACTCCGACGGAGTTTGCGGGGAAGGTGTAG
- a CDS encoding malonyl-CoA decarboxylase, which translates to MANAYFSDLLATISERGRTLLRRGDSTDTKQDADGLIELCGALLSGRGEASGTAMAREVLDIYRKLDDAGRRAFFEGLVRDFGPDHERLTKAIEKWRAKPGDEDASSLHFASEPRRQELIRRLNRAPGGTSDLVAMRADLLRMKNGHTDLAALDRDVSHLLSSWFNRGFLVLRRIDWSTPANILEKIIRYEAVHEISDWDDLRRRIDPVDRRCYAFFHPAMVDEPLIFVEVALTETIPGAIAPLLTVDRQYLPIEKARTAVFYSISNTQRGLGGISFGSFLIKQVVEELRRETPKLDTFVTLSPVPGFMPWIKQDNDLPLSDEDREILKRLDDPKWFENPETTTQLRNVIEPLAAHYFLKARTSKGRLIDSVARFHLGNGARLERINWLGDLSPKGLRESAGVMVNYVYRLDDIEKNHEAYANDGEVVASSAVKKLLKGEGRRLLDMRLS; encoded by the coding sequence ATGGCCAATGCCTATTTCTCCGACCTGCTCGCCACTATCTCCGAGCGCGGCCGCACCCTGCTTCGCCGCGGCGATAGCACGGATACCAAGCAGGATGCCGACGGGCTGATCGAGCTCTGCGGCGCGCTGCTGTCGGGCCGGGGTGAGGCCTCCGGCACCGCCATGGCGCGTGAGGTGCTCGACATCTACCGGAAATTGGATGACGCAGGCCGCCGCGCCTTCTTCGAAGGGCTGGTGCGAGATTTCGGCCCGGACCACGAGCGCCTGACCAAGGCGATCGAGAAGTGGCGCGCCAAGCCCGGCGACGAGGACGCCAGCTCGCTGCATTTCGCCTCGGAGCCGCGGCGGCAGGAGTTGATCCGCCGGCTCAACCGGGCGCCCGGCGGCACCAGCGATCTCGTTGCCATGCGTGCGGATCTGCTCCGTATGAAGAACGGACACACCGATCTCGCCGCACTCGACCGCGACGTCTCGCATCTTCTCTCTTCGTGGTTCAACAGGGGGTTTCTCGTGCTGCGCCGGATTGACTGGTCGACTCCGGCCAACATCCTCGAAAAAATCATCCGCTACGAAGCCGTGCACGAGATCAGCGACTGGGACGATCTGCGCCGCCGCATCGATCCGGTCGACCGTCGCTGCTACGCCTTCTTCCATCCCGCGATGGTCGACGAACCCCTGATCTTCGTCGAGGTGGCGCTGACCGAGACGATCCCCGGCGCGATCGCGCCGCTGCTCACGGTCGATCGTCAGTACCTTCCGATCGAGAAGGCACGCACCGCCGTATTCTATTCGATCTCCAACACCCAGCGCGGGCTCGGCGGCATCTCCTTCGGCAGCTTCCTGATCAAGCAGGTGGTGGAAGAGCTGCGCCGCGAGACTCCAAAACTCGACACTTTCGTGACGCTGTCGCCGGTGCCTGGCTTCATGCCGTGGATCAAGCAGGACAACGACCTGCCGCTCTCGGACGAAGACCGCGAGATCCTCAAGCGCCTCGACGATCCCAAATGGTTCGAGAACCCGGAGACGACCACGCAGTTGCGCAACGTGATCGAACCGCTCGCGGCCCACTACTTCCTCAAGGCGCGCACGTCGAAGGGGCGCCTGATCGATTCCGTCGCCCGTTTTCATCTCGGCAACGGCGCACGGCTGGAGCGCATCAACTGGCTGGGTGACCTCTCGCCCAAGGGCCTGCGCGAGTCCGCCGGCGTGATGGTGAATTACGTCTATCGTCTCGACGACATCGAGAAGAACCACGAAGCCTACGCCAATGACGGCGAGGTCGTGGCCTCCAGCGCAGTGAAGAAGCTGCTGAAGGGCGAAGGACGACGGTTGCTGGATATGCGGTTGTCGTAG